AAACGACTACGATGCGATCCATCATCGGATTGCTCGAACCGACCTACGGCGACATCGAAGTGGCGGGTGTTAACATCCGCGAGAAGCCTGAAGAGGCCAATCGCAAAGTCGCTTTCATGCCCGACTTCCCTCCGATTTACGAAGATCTGAGAGTCTGGGAATTTCTCGATCTGTTCGCTGCCAGCTACTACGTGCCCAAAAGCGAACGGCCGGAAATCATCGATCGTTATCTGCATCTGGTCGATCTGTACGAGAAACGTGATGCTTTTATCCCAGGTCTCTCCCGAGGGATGCGTCAGCGCTTGATGCTTGCCAAGACTCTGATCCCCGATCCGGAAGTCATCATCCTTGACGAGCCGGCCAGCGGTGTCGATCCGCACGGTCGGATTCTCCTCAAAAACATTTTTAAGCAACTCTCGCAGGCCGGTAAAACGCTACTGGTGTCTTCGCACATACTCTCGGAAATGAGCGAGTTCTGTACTGCCATCGGCATTATGGAACGGGGCAAAATGGTGGAGAGCGGTACCGTCCAGGACGTTAGTCGGCGGGTCATGGGGCACGCTCTAGTCAGTCTGGAATTGCTGCATCCCGAACAGGAAGAATTGTTACGCAGCGTGCTGAGCCGAGATTCCAAGGTGGGTAAACTGGAATCGCTCGGTCAAGGTCGCTGGGAGATCGGCTATGAAGGCGAGGAGCAGGAAACTGCGGACCTGCTGAAAAAGCTGGTAACTTCAGATCTGCAGATCATTTCCTTCGGCCGCAAGAAGGAAGCTCTGGAAGATATTTTTCTCAAGATCGGTGCCAAAGAAGTTTCCTAAACGCGAACCGAATACGAATCTTAAAATTTATTGGATGCTGATATGGGTGAAATGCTGCGGCTAGCGGACAATCCGCTTTTTTTGAAGCACGTTCGATCTCGATTGAGACGCTCGGCGATGCTACCGACATTGATCCTCGTCGGGTTCCTCTGTTGCTGCCTTTTGTTCGTCGATCTTTGGTTCCGTTTTATGTCGGCT
The genomic region above belongs to Telmatocola sphagniphila and contains:
- a CDS encoding ABC transporter ATP-binding protein; the protein is MISVRGLRVDFDNFCAVKNLSFEVGKGHVFGLIGPNGAGKTTTMRSIIGLLEPTYGDIEVAGVNIREKPEEANRKVAFMPDFPPIYEDLRVWEFLDLFAASYYVPKSERPEIIDRYLHLVDLYEKRDAFIPGLSRGMRQRLMLAKTLIPDPEVIILDEPASGVDPHGRILLKNIFKQLSQAGKTLLVSSHILSEMSEFCTAIGIMERGKMVESGTVQDVSRRVMGHALVSLELLHPEQEELLRSVLSRDSKVGKLESLGQGRWEIGYEGEEQETADLLKKLVTSDLQIISFGRKKEALEDIFLKIGAKEVS